From Rhizobium sp. NZLR1, a single genomic window includes:
- a CDS encoding NUDIX domain-containing protein has translation MVDKEKRPPHIRLALRLLHVYFSFARGMTMGVRAACFDADGRIFLVRHSYVGGWHMPGGGLERNETVEEALAKELREEGNLRIIGKPQLVQVYFNTTNTRRDHVVFYRASVEQTAPRPPDWEISDSGFFSLDSLPEGTTEATHRRLAELRGEQEPDHRW, from the coding sequence ATGGTGGATAAAGAGAAGCGGCCCCCTCACATCAGGCTGGCCTTGCGCCTCCTGCATGTCTATTTCTCCTTCGCCCGCGGCATGACGATGGGTGTCAGGGCTGCGTGCTTCGATGCGGACGGTCGGATTTTCCTCGTGCGCCACAGCTATGTCGGCGGTTGGCATATGCCGGGCGGCGGACTGGAGCGCAACGAGACGGTCGAAGAAGCGCTTGCGAAAGAGCTGCGCGAGGAGGGCAACCTCAGGATCATCGGCAAGCCGCAGCTGGTGCAGGTCTATTTCAACACCACCAACACCCGCCGGGACCATGTCGTGTTCTACCGGGCGAGCGTCGAGCAGACGGCGCCACGCCCACCGGACTGGGAGATCTCCGACAGCGGCTTCTTTTCGCTCGACAGTCTGCCCGAGGGCACGACCGAGGCGACACATCGCCGCCTCGCCGAGCTTCGAGGTGAGCAGGAGCCCGACCACCGCTGGTAA
- a CDS encoding metallophosphoesterase, giving the protein MFKLAHISDVHLGPLPSLSIQELFSKRITGFVNWHRNRRKQLFGSTLDLLLDDIRAHQADHLAVTGDLVNLASGIEIRAAAAWLRALGDPANTSVVPGNHDAYVPGAYEKSMRAWYDYVRGDLAPPQWQEDRHIFPYLRIRDKVAIVGCSTAVATPPFAASGFFGARQARDTVNVLRAAGEAGLFRVVMIHHPPIRGATAFYKRMIGIRRFAAVISTGGAELVLHGHTHLNTLHWLRGQVQPVPVVGIASASQGPGSIRPPAAYNLFSIDGSPGAWELSGERFSLNRAGDAVMSESADIFTR; this is encoded by the coding sequence ATGTTTAAGCTCGCGCATATTTCCGACGTCCACCTCGGGCCGTTGCCCAGTCTTTCCATTCAAGAGCTGTTTTCAAAACGCATAACAGGCTTTGTGAACTGGCATCGAAATCGACGCAAGCAACTTTTCGGCAGCACGCTGGATCTGCTGCTCGACGACATCCGCGCCCATCAGGCAGATCACCTGGCAGTCACCGGCGACCTCGTCAACCTGGCGAGCGGCATTGAGATTCGCGCCGCCGCTGCCTGGCTGCGCGCGCTCGGCGATCCCGCGAACACGTCAGTCGTTCCCGGCAATCATGACGCCTATGTGCCCGGCGCCTACGAGAAGTCGATGCGCGCCTGGTACGATTATGTCCGCGGCGATCTCGCCCCGCCGCAATGGCAGGAGGATCGCCATATCTTCCCTTATCTGCGCATCCGCGACAAAGTCGCGATCGTCGGCTGCTCGACAGCGGTCGCCACCCCTCCCTTTGCCGCCTCCGGCTTTTTCGGCGCGCGACAGGCCCGCGATACAGTCAACGTGCTGCGCGCGGCCGGCGAAGCCGGTCTCTTCCGCGTTGTCATGATCCATCATCCGCCGATCCGCGGCGCCACGGCCTTTTACAAACGAATGATCGGCATCCGCCGCTTCGCCGCCGTGATTTCGACGGGCGGCGCCGAACTCGTGCTGCATGGCCATACGCACCTGAACACGCTGCACTGGCTGCGCGGCCAGGTGCAGCCAGTGCCTGTCGTCGGCATCGCGTCAGCCTCGCAGGGCCCGGGCAGCATCAGGCCGCCTGCCGCCTACAACCTCTTCTCCATCGACGGCTCGCCCGGCGCCTGGGAGCTCAGCGGCGAGCGCTTCAGCCTCAACAGGGCCGGCGACGCGGTGATGTCGGAAAGCGCAGATATTTTCACGCGTTAG
- a CDS encoding RNA polymerase sigma factor, translating to MRQPATTIDLRRDLVGLLPRLRRFAITLAGEAAVADELVQAVCQRAITKGNQWSGEGRLESWIYTLARQQWTDDSRKRKPKASVRGNVTDIREAARERSAGADPDGIHHMIADMPDGLSSMFLLVDVEGHSYQQAADIMGTPVANVVSQLATARLHFAGLAGTHPIHRY from the coding sequence ATGCGTCAACCCGCAACGACCATCGATCTCCGGCGTGATCTCGTCGGCCTTCTGCCCCGCCTTCGCCGCTTCGCGATCACGCTCGCGGGTGAGGCTGCCGTGGCCGACGAACTCGTTCAGGCCGTCTGTCAGCGCGCCATCACCAAGGGCAATCAATGGAGCGGTGAAGGCCGGTTGGAAAGCTGGATCTACACGCTTGCCCGCCAGCAATGGACCGACGACAGCCGCAAGCGCAAGCCGAAGGCTTCCGTCCGCGGCAACGTCACCGATATACGCGAGGCCGCGCGCGAACGCTCGGCTGGAGCCGATCCCGACGGCATCCATCACATGATCGCCGATATGCCGGACGGTCTTTCCAGCATGTTCCTGCTCGTCGACGTCGAAGGCCACAGCTACCAACAGGCGGCCGACATCATGGGCACGCCGGTGGCAAATGTCGTCTCCCAACTCGCGACCGCAAGGCTGCATTTTGCCGGGCTTGCCGGCACCCACCCGATCCACAGGTACTGA
- a CDS encoding anti-sigma factor, with protein sequence MLDLRKLPLEAQLTALLDGEVSPEQRHELEQRLATDESTRRLHEKLRHGADFGRHRFDDILKEPVPLALVRAIKSTQPPKTPIAQRATRPHVKLAPSGPQALAAALILFAVGCGIGYFVGTAPDADEIATTTSATAPANTSDWLGDVTAYQRLLIRQPRHLVEVPASQAEEISSWLTTAIGVPFRVPDLSGEAWTFQGARVILGDSRPVGQLVYSNADGDVISICFRKDAQPPETDDFKETIKDEIGLVTWHNAGTSYVLAGPSAEATLGQLAMKIATAI encoded by the coding sequence TTGCTCGATCTCAGGAAATTGCCGCTCGAAGCCCAGCTCACCGCCCTTCTCGATGGCGAGGTCTCGCCCGAACAGCGGCACGAACTGGAGCAGCGCCTGGCAACCGACGAGAGCACGCGCCGGCTGCACGAGAAGCTGCGCCACGGCGCCGATTTCGGCCGCCACCGCTTCGACGATATCCTGAAGGAGCCCGTGCCGCTCGCCCTCGTCCGCGCGATCAAAAGCACGCAGCCGCCAAAAACGCCGATCGCCCAGCGCGCCACGCGCCCGCATGTGAAACTGGCGCCGAGCGGCCCGCAGGCACTGGCCGCCGCTCTCATCCTCTTCGCCGTCGGTTGCGGTATCGGCTATTTCGTCGGCACCGCCCCGGATGCCGACGAAATAGCCACCACAACCTCCGCCACCGCACCGGCCAATACCAGCGACTGGCTGGGCGACGTCACAGCCTATCAGCGCCTGCTGATCCGCCAGCCTCGTCATCTCGTCGAAGTGCCCGCCTCGCAGGCCGAGGAAATCTCCAGCTGGCTGACGACCGCGATCGGCGTGCCCTTCCGCGTGCCGGATCTCAGCGGCGAAGCCTGGACCTTCCAGGGCGCCCGCGTCATCCTCGGCGACAGCCGCCCTGTCGGCCAGCTCGTCTATTCCAACGCCGACGGCGACGTAATCTCCATCTGCTTCCGCAAGGACGCGCAGCCACCGGAGACCGACGACTTCAAGGAAACGATCAAGGACGAGATCGGCCTCGTGACCTGGCACAATGCCGGCACGTCCTACGTGCTTGCCGGCCCCTCCGCCGAAGCGACGCTCGGCCAGCTCGCAATGAAAATCGCTACCGCGATCTGA
- the leuA gene encoding 2-isopropylmalate synthase — protein sequence MDAKTQSSLKAAPAKGMSDAAKGMPDAAVKYRAYPQVNIPDRTWPTKTITKAPVWCSVDLRDGNQALVDPMGHDRKARMFQLLLEMGFKEIEIGFPSASQTDFDFARWCVEESNVPADVSLQVLVQCRPELITRTFEALEGANRPIVHFYNSTSELQRRVVFAKDVQGIKQIAVDAAKMITDMAAKAGGGYRLEYSPESFTGTELEVALEICNAVIEVVKPTPDNKLIINLPSTVEMATPNVYADQIEWMCRNLDNRDNLIVSLHPHNDRGTGIAAAELALLAGADRVEGTLFGNGERTGNVDMVTMALNMFTQGVDPEIDCSNIGRIKEVFEYSNQMAISERHPYVGELVYTAFSGSHQDAINKGMKAAQVANHPVWEVPYLPIDPRDVGRSYEAIIRINSQSGKGGIAYILQQDYGLNLPRNLQVEFREDIQRITDVEGKELPSKRIYDRFIERYVTQPSARLKFVDHHTYPDTEHRGQRIVAAEITDNGEIKRIEGRGNGPIDGFINALSHYLGIEMSVEDYSEHSLQHGSNAAAISYVETSYPGGKLFGAGVNTNIVAASLEAIVSAANRVLEVKAGKA from the coding sequence ATGGACGCGAAGACGCAATCCTCACTGAAGGCCGCCCCCGCAAAAGGCATGTCCGACGCTGCAAAAGGCATGCCCGACGCTGCGGTGAAATACCGGGCGTATCCGCAGGTGAACATTCCCGACCGCACCTGGCCGACGAAAACCATCACCAAGGCGCCGGTCTGGTGCTCGGTCGACCTGCGCGACGGCAACCAGGCACTGGTCGACCCGATGGGCCACGATCGCAAGGCGCGGATGTTCCAGCTGCTGCTGGAGATGGGCTTCAAGGAAATCGAGATCGGTTTCCCCTCGGCCTCGCAGACCGACTTCGATTTCGCCCGCTGGTGTGTCGAAGAGAGCAACGTGCCCGCCGACGTCTCCCTGCAGGTGTTGGTGCAGTGCCGCCCGGAACTCATCACCCGCACCTTCGAGGCGCTGGAAGGCGCAAACCGGCCGATCGTGCATTTCTATAACTCGACCAGCGAGCTGCAGCGCCGCGTCGTCTTCGCCAAGGATGTGCAGGGCATCAAGCAGATCGCCGTCGATGCCGCCAAGATGATCACCGACATGGCCGCCAAGGCGGGCGGTGGTTATCGTCTCGAATATTCGCCGGAGAGCTTCACCGGCACTGAGCTCGAGGTGGCTTTGGAAATCTGCAATGCCGTCATCGAGGTCGTCAAGCCGACGCCAGATAACAAGCTGATCATCAACCTGCCGTCCACCGTCGAGATGGCGACGCCGAACGTCTATGCCGACCAGATCGAATGGATGTGCCGCAACCTCGACAATCGTGACAACCTGATCGTTTCGCTGCATCCGCATAACGACCGCGGCACAGGGATCGCCGCCGCCGAACTGGCCTTGCTGGCAGGCGCCGACCGCGTCGAAGGCACGCTCTTCGGCAACGGCGAGCGCACCGGCAATGTCGACATGGTGACGATGGCGCTGAACATGTTCACGCAAGGCGTCGATCCCGAAATCGACTGCTCGAACATCGGGCGCATCAAGGAAGTGTTCGAATATTCGAACCAGATGGCGATTTCCGAGCGTCATCCCTACGTCGGCGAGCTGGTCTATACGGCCTTCTCAGGCTCGCATCAGGATGCGATCAATAAGGGCATGAAGGCGGCGCAGGTCGCCAACCATCCCGTCTGGGAAGTCCCATACCTGCCGATTGATCCGCGCGATGTCGGCCGTTCCTATGAGGCGATCATCCGCATCAACTCGCAGTCCGGCAAGGGCGGCATCGCCTATATTCTGCAGCAGGATTACGGGCTGAACCTGCCGCGCAACCTGCAGGTCGAGTTCCGCGAGGATATCCAGCGTATTACCGACGTAGAGGGCAAGGAGCTTCCTTCGAAGCGGATCTACGACCGTTTTATCGAGCGCTACGTGACGCAGCCGAGCGCGCGCCTCAAATTCGTTGACCACCACACCTATCCCGATACCGAGCACAGGGGTCAGCGGATCGTGGCGGCTGAGATCACCGACAATGGCGAGATCAAGCGCATCGAAGGACGCGGCAACGGCCCGATCGACGGCTTCATCAACGCGCTGTCGCATTATCTCGGCATCGAGATGTCGGTCGAGGACTATTCCGAACATTCGCTGCAGCACGGCTCGAACGCGGCAGCGATCTCCTATGTCGAGACTTCCTATCCCGGCGGCAAGCTGTTCGGAGCCGGCGTCAATACCAACATCGTCGCGGCATCGCTGGAAGCGATCGTCTCGGCGGCAAACCGCGTGCTCGAGGTGAAGGCCGGCAAGGCCTGA
- a CDS encoding benzoate/H(+) symporter BenE family transporter, translating into MLHAPFLQSKSPAMHKDFSVQALFMGLLTAFVGSASSFAVVLHGLEAVGATDAQAASGLMALSISMGVCAIVLCALTRLPISIAWSTPGAALLASTGAIDGGFNAAVGAFLICAALIVVAGLFKPLGRAVAAIPAPLANAMLSGVLIGLCFAPVKAIGFNPLLGLPIVVAWIVVGAFKRLWAVPAALAAFVLVLVFGVDIPDGALSSLERSLVPTAEIIWPVFNLAGLVSIALPLFIVTMASQNIPGIAVLKVNHYDPKPGPLFAVTGFFSLLSAPFGGHAVNLAAITAAMCAGQDAHADPKRRYWASLIAGVGYVILGLLAGAVTAFVALAPPVLIEAVAGLALVGAFSSSAMSAFQAPESREAAAITFLVTASGVSFGGISGAFWGLIAGGLMLALARLVSVWKDRSQPR; encoded by the coding sequence ATGCTCCATGCGCCGTTCTTACAGTCCAAGAGTCCCGCCATGCACAAAGATTTTTCCGTCCAGGCCCTGTTCATGGGGCTGCTGACCGCCTTCGTCGGTTCTGCCAGCTCGTTTGCCGTCGTGCTGCACGGGCTCGAAGCGGTCGGTGCGACGGATGCGCAAGCGGCTTCGGGGCTGATGGCGTTGTCGATCTCCATGGGCGTTTGCGCGATCGTGCTCTGTGCCTTGACGCGATTGCCGATCAGTATCGCCTGGTCGACGCCCGGCGCCGCGCTGCTGGCAAGCACCGGGGCAATCGACGGCGGCTTCAATGCGGCGGTCGGCGCATTTCTGATCTGTGCTGCGTTGATTGTCGTCGCCGGACTTTTCAAGCCGCTCGGCCGGGCGGTTGCCGCCATTCCTGCGCCGCTCGCCAATGCGATGCTATCAGGCGTGCTGATCGGCCTCTGCTTCGCGCCGGTGAAGGCGATCGGCTTCAACCCGCTCCTCGGCCTGCCGATCGTCGTCGCCTGGATCGTCGTCGGCGCCTTCAAGCGGCTGTGGGCGGTACCGGCAGCGCTCGCTGCCTTCGTGCTGGTGTTGGTCTTTGGCGTCGATATTCCCGACGGTGCACTGAGTTCGCTCGAACGGTCGCTGGTGCCGACGGCGGAGATCATCTGGCCGGTGTTCAATCTTGCCGGCCTTGTCTCGATCGCGCTGCCGCTGTTCATCGTCACCATGGCCTCGCAGAATATTCCGGGTATCGCGGTCCTGAAGGTCAATCACTACGATCCGAAACCCGGTCCGCTCTTTGCCGTCACCGGCTTTTTCTCCCTGCTGTCGGCGCCGTTCGGCGGCCATGCTGTTAATCTGGCGGCAATCACCGCGGCGATGTGTGCCGGACAGGATGCCCACGCCGATCCGAAGAGGCGCTATTGGGCGTCACTGATCGCCGGCGTCGGCTATGTCATCCTCGGGCTGCTCGCTGGCGCGGTGACTGCCTTCGTCGCCCTTGCGCCTCCCGTCCTGATCGAGGCGGTGGCAGGGCTGGCACTGGTCGGCGCCTTCTCCTCCTCGGCGATGTCGGCCTTCCAGGCCCCGGAGTCGCGCGAGGCGGCGGCGATCACCTTCCTGGTCACCGCCTCAGGCGTTTCCTTCGGCGGCATTTCCGGCGCTTTCTGGGGCCTGATCGCGGGCGGGCTGATGCTGGCGCTGGCGCGGCTGGTGAGTGTTTGGAAAGATCGAAGCCAGCCGCGATAG
- a CDS encoding ATP-dependent Clp protease proteolytic subunit yields the protein MNDEDQDDKTKELPLGKETEANLFKSRSIFIYGPINQELAQKVCSQLVALAAASDEDIRIYVNSPGGHVESGDSIHDMVKFIKPKVWMIGTGWVASAGALIYVATPKERRLCLPNTRFLLHQPSGGTRGMASDIEIQAREIIKMNDRLNRIMAEATGQPLDKIARDTDRDYWLSAEEAKDYGLVSRIVTSQADI from the coding sequence ATGAACGACGAAGACCAGGACGACAAGACGAAGGAACTGCCGCTCGGCAAGGAAACGGAGGCGAATCTTTTCAAGTCGCGTTCGATCTTCATCTACGGACCGATCAATCAGGAATTGGCGCAGAAGGTCTGCTCGCAGCTCGTGGCGCTTGCTGCGGCCAGCGACGAAGACATCCGCATCTATGTCAATTCGCCCGGCGGCCACGTCGAATCCGGCGATTCCATCCATGACATGGTCAAGTTCATCAAGCCGAAGGTCTGGATGATCGGCACCGGCTGGGTCGCCTCGGCCGGCGCGCTGATCTATGTCGCCACTCCGAAGGAGCGGCGCCTGTGCCTGCCGAACACCCGCTTCCTGCTGCATCAGCCCTCCGGCGGCACGCGCGGCATGGCATCCGATATCGAGATCCAGGCGCGCGAGATCATCAAGATGAACGACCGCCTGAACAGGATCATGGCTGAGGCCACCGGTCAGCCGCTCGACAAGATCGCCAGGGATACCGATCGCGACTACTGGCTTTCGGCCGAAGAGGCGAAGGATTATGGCCTCGTCTCGCGGATCGTGACGTCGCAGGCCGATATCTGA
- a CDS encoding DUF2076 domain-containing protein, with product MSPEERQLLTALFDRVRTAAAQPRDRDAEALIDQATREQPSATYYLAQAVIVQEKGLEAAANHIKELEEHVRQLEAGANDHRQAEQGGGFLSSIFGNTQTQQPAPIPSSPGASGPWGQQSRAYDEPRGYDRDARQPQQQPTGPWTQQASAPSAGGGFLRGALGTAAGVAGGMLLANSLSGIFGNHMSSLGWGSPFGANPFGNASAPTEETVINNYYGNDDTSQASDNAADDNDNANVQQADYDGGDDSADDSSGGDVTDV from the coding sequence ATGTCACCCGAAGAACGCCAATTGCTGACTGCCCTCTTCGATCGTGTGCGCACCGCGGCCGCCCAGCCGCGCGACCGCGACGCCGAGGCCCTGATCGACCAGGCGACGCGCGAGCAGCCCTCGGCCACCTATTATCTTGCCCAGGCCGTCATCGTTCAGGAAAAGGGGCTGGAGGCGGCGGCCAACCATATCAAGGAGCTCGAGGAGCATGTCCGCCAGCTGGAAGCCGGCGCGAACGATCACCGCCAGGCCGAACAGGGCGGCGGCTTCCTGAGCTCGATCTTCGGCAACACCCAGACGCAGCAGCCAGCACCCATTCCGTCCAGCCCTGGCGCTTCTGGTCCCTGGGGCCAGCAATCACGCGCCTATGACGAACCCCGCGGCTACGACCGCGATGCCCGCCAGCCGCAGCAGCAGCCGACTGGCCCCTGGACCCAGCAGGCCTCTGCGCCTTCGGCCGGCGGCGGCTTCCTGCGCGGCGCGCTCGGCACGGCAGCGGGCGTTGCCGGCGGCATGCTGCTTGCCAATTCACTGAGCGGCATCTTCGGCAATCACATGTCCTCGCTCGGCTGGGGCTCGCCCTTCGGCGCAAACCCCTTCGGCAATGCCAGTGCTCCCACCGAGGAAACCGTCATCAACAACTATTACGGCAATGACGACACAAGCCAGGCCTCGGACAACGCTGCCGATGACAACGACAATGCCAATGTGCAGCAGGCCGATTACGACGGCGGCGACGATTCTGCCGACGACTCATCCGGTGGCGACGTCACGGACGTGTGA
- the queF gene encoding preQ(1) synthase → MPNTDTSSLSMLGQQTETARSPEAAVLEKVPSNHAGTDYVVRFTAPEFTSLCPMTGQPDFAHIVIDYIPGEWLVESKSLKLFLHSFRNHGAFHEDCSIYIAKRIVELLDPRWLRIGAYWYPRGGIPIDVFWQTGTPPEGVWLPEQGVATYRGRG, encoded by the coding sequence ATGCCGAATACCGATACCTCCAGCCTGTCGATGCTGGGCCAGCAAACCGAAACCGCGCGGTCGCCGGAGGCGGCGGTGCTTGAAAAAGTGCCGTCCAACCATGCCGGCACCGATTACGTGGTGCGCTTCACCGCGCCGGAATTCACCTCGCTCTGCCCGATGACCGGGCAGCCGGATTTCGCCCATATCGTCATCGACTACATTCCCGGCGAATGGCTGGTGGAATCGAAGTCGCTGAAGCTCTTCTTGCATTCCTTCCGCAATCACGGCGCTTTTCATGAGGATTGCTCGATCTACATTGCCAAGCGCATCGTCGAGCTGCTCGATCCCAGGTGGTTGAGGATCGGCGCCTACTGGTATCCGCGCGGCGGCATTCCAATCGACGTGTTCTGGCAGACGGGCACGCCGCCGGAAGGGGTGTGGCTGCCGGAGCAGGGCGTCGCCACCTATCGCGGGCGCGGGTGA
- the emfA gene encoding cation diffusion facilitator family transporter: MSDNGDLTVRTLAMWGIPLSLGVMGLKMVAWWVTGSVALLSDGLESTVNVVAAFIAFFVIRYAQKPADHDHPFGHHKAEYLSAVTEGVLIVVAALLIVNEAVGYLAEPRMLDAPVLGLAINVAAGVINAVWARLLIRTGRRYRSAALAADGQHIMSDVVTSVGVLVGLLLALATGYAIFDPVLAILVAVNILYQGWKVISQSIGGLMDQAVEPQEEEAIKQAIATHAAGSIGVHDLKTRRAGTVTFIDFHMVVPGGMSVRQAHDICDRLEDAIRAVHEGATIAIHVEPEGEKAHGIRVKVVKEA; encoded by the coding sequence ATGAGTGACAACGGCGACCTTACGGTTCGGACGCTGGCGATGTGGGGGATACCGCTGTCGCTTGGCGTCATGGGCCTAAAGATGGTGGCGTGGTGGGTCACCGGGTCGGTGGCGCTGCTGTCGGACGGCCTCGAATCGACGGTCAACGTCGTTGCCGCCTTCATCGCCTTTTTCGTCATTCGCTATGCGCAGAAGCCGGCCGATCACGACCATCCCTTCGGCCATCACAAGGCGGAATATCTGTCGGCCGTTACCGAGGGCGTGCTGATCGTCGTCGCCGCACTGTTGATCGTCAACGAGGCGGTCGGTTACCTCGCCGAGCCGCGCATGCTCGACGCACCTGTGCTCGGCCTTGCGATCAATGTCGCGGCCGGCGTCATCAATGCGGTCTGGGCGCGGCTGTTGATCCGGACCGGGCGCAGGTATCGCTCGGCCGCACTTGCCGCAGACGGGCAGCATATCATGTCCGATGTGGTGACCTCAGTCGGCGTGCTCGTCGGCCTGCTGCTGGCGCTGGCGACGGGTTATGCGATCTTCGATCCGGTGCTTGCCATTCTCGTCGCCGTCAACATCCTTTATCAAGGCTGGAAGGTGATCTCACAATCGATCGGCGGGCTGATGGATCAGGCGGTCGAGCCGCAGGAGGAGGAGGCGATCAAGCAGGCGATCGCTACCCACGCGGCGGGTTCGATCGGCGTGCACGACCTGAAGACGAGGCGGGCGGGTACCGTGACCTTCATCGATTTTCATATGGTGGTGCCAGGCGGCATGTCGGTACGCCAGGCGCATGATATCTGCGACCGCCTTGAGGATGCCATCAGGGCGGTGCACGAGGGCGCCACCATTGCAATTCATGTGGAGCCGGAGGGCGAAAAGGCTCACGGCATCCGCGTCAAGGTCGTCAAGGAGGCATGA
- a CDS encoding DUF2161 family putative PD-(D/E)XK-type phosphodiesterase translates to METSLYLPVKAFLEAAGYVVKGEVGKCDLVGLSDGEPPVVVVCELKLSFNLELLLQAVDRAAMSDEVWIAARVSAKGRGREADRRYRDLCRRLGIGMLGVSDGGEVSIIVGSISPMPRTNPKRRSRLVSEHKRRRGDPAVGGGSRAPIMTAYRQQALLCASALERGLVRPREMRALAANAGPILRDNVYGWFERIEKGIYALTPAGQAALLRWPQPVLSDPAP, encoded by the coding sequence ATGGAGACATCGCTTTACCTGCCCGTCAAAGCCTTCCTGGAGGCGGCCGGTTATGTCGTGAAGGGCGAGGTCGGAAAGTGCGATCTCGTTGGCTTGAGCGATGGCGAGCCGCCGGTCGTGGTGGTCTGCGAACTGAAACTCTCCTTCAACCTCGAACTGCTTCTGCAGGCGGTCGACCGCGCGGCGATGAGCGATGAAGTCTGGATCGCGGCGCGTGTTTCCGCCAAGGGCCGCGGGCGGGAGGCCGACAGGCGTTACCGCGACCTCTGCCGGCGGCTCGGTATCGGCATGCTCGGCGTCTCCGATGGCGGCGAGGTCAGCATTATCGTCGGTTCCATTTCACCGATGCCGCGGACCAACCCAAAAAGGCGCTCGCGCCTCGTCAGCGAGCACAAGCGCCGCCGTGGGGATCCTGCGGTCGGTGGTGGTTCGCGAGCGCCGATCATGACCGCTTATCGCCAGCAGGCACTGCTCTGCGCCTCAGCACTCGAACGTGGTCTGGTACGACCGCGGGAGATGAGGGCGCTTGCGGCGAATGCCGGCCCGATCCTGCGCGACAACGTCTACGGATGGTTCGAGCGTATAGAGAAGGGTATCTACGCCCTGACGCCCGCAGGGCAGGCCGCGCTCTTGCGCTGGCCGCAACCTGTCCTTTCCGACCCGGCCCCTTGA